The region CGGTGGAACGCATCCTCTAGAGACGCCCCGTCGGTGACCCGCACCACAATGCGCGCCGCTAAACATTCGTCAATAATATCTTCGCCAATCCCCGTGCAGCTAATGCCAGCCCAGGCATTGGCATAGTTGCCCGCAGGCATAGCCGAATCGCTCACCCGACCAATGCGCTCAAAGCCTTTGCCACCCGTAGAGGTACCTGCTGCAACATGGCCCTCTTGGTCAAGAGCAACCACACCGATGGTGCCTCGTCCAGCGGAATCAGAGAGCTCTGCTTCGGCAATCACCCCAGCCATATCTCTATTAAAGTTACCTGCTCGTTCCTGAATCCATTCCTGCAGACGCAGATCGGTGAGCGGATCATGGGTAGGAATATTCAGCTCCCGCAACAGTTGAGCAGCGCCATAGTCAGAAAGAACGCGATCGGCAGAATCTTGCAAAAATTGGGCCAGGTAAATTGGATTTTTTAGTCGCGAAACGTTGATGACGCCGCTAAAGCGCTGGCTTGTCCCATCCATCAAGGAAGCACTCATTCTTACCTGCCCATCTGACTGCAGCACCGAGCCAGTACCAGCATTAAACCGTGGTTCATCTTCTAAAAGTTGACAGCCTAGGATCACGGCGTCCTTGGCGCTGCTTCCTCGCAGCAACTGGTCATAAACGGTTTCAACGATGTGATAGAGGGATTTACGGACAGCTTCAGCGCCGCCCTTTCCCTTAAGAGAACTGCCCGCTCCGCCATGGATAATCAGTTTGGGCTGCACCGGATGGTTTGACATAGATAGATACGTTAATTAGATACGCTGATGGGTTGACTTAGGGTTGGTCGGGAGCGGGTGGGGGAGACGGAGGAGGAGTTTGACGGAAGAATTTGAATTTCGCGATCGCCCAGCTTGCAGCTTTGA is a window of Candidatus Obscuribacterales bacterium DNA encoding:
- a CDS encoding isoaspartyl peptidase/L-asparaginase — encoded protein: MSNHPVQPKLIIHGGAGSSLKGKGGAEAVRKSLYHIVETVYDQLLRGSSAKDAVILGCQLLEDEPRFNAGTGSVLQSDGQVRMSASLMDGTSQRFSGVINVSRLKNPIYLAQFLQDSADRVLSDYGAAQLLRELNIPTHDPLTDLRLQEWIQERAGNFNRDMAGVIAEAELSDSAGRGTIGVVALDQEGHVAAGTSTGGKGFERIGRVSDSAMPAGNYANAWAGISCTGIGEDIIDECLAARIVVRVTDGASLEDAFHRSFMESQQHQRDLGAIGVAQSGAIAWGKTSEILLAAYHNGDAIGDTLELPEGMQTGSC